The DNA segment GCGGAAAAAGGCGAAAAAGGCCAGGCGCGGGTAGAAAACCTTGAGGAACTGGTCAGCGCCGCGCGCAACTTCGAAAACACCGAAGAAGACGAAGAGCTGACGCCACTGGCGGCGTTCCTCGGCCACGCTTCGCTGGAGGCCGGCGACACCCAGGCCGACGAGCACGAAGACAGCATCCAGTTGATGACGCTGCACAGCGCCAAAGGCCTGGAATTCCCTTACGTGTTCCTTGTGGGCATGGAAGAAGGCCTGTTCCCGCACAAGATGAGCCTTGAGGAACCGGGGCGTCTGGAGGAGGAACGGCGTCTGGCCTATGTGGGTATCACTCGGGCGATGCAGAATCTGGTGATGACTTACGCGGAAACTCGCCGCCTGTACGGTAGCGAGACCTACAACAAGGTGTCGCGTTTCGTCCGCGAAGTGCCGAAAGGTCTGATTCAGGAAGTGCGTTTGTCGAACAGCGTCAGCCGACCCTTCGGCGGCAACCAGTCGATGAGCGGCAGCAACCTGTTCAGCGGCAGCGAGATACCGGAGACCGGTTTCGTCCTCGGCCAGGCCGTGCGCCATTCAATTTTCGGCGAAGGCGTAATCCTCAACTTCGAAGGCTCCGGCGCGCAGGCCCGGGTGCAGGTGAACTTCGGCGAAGGCAGCAAGTGGCTGATGCTCGGTTACGCCAAGCTCGAGGCCATCTAACGCTGGTTTCGCTTGCTTTCTGTAGGAGTGAGCCTGCTCGCGATAGCGGTCTGTCAGTCATCAATGTGGTGACTGACACACCCTCATCGCGAGCAGGCTCACTCCTACAGGAGGCCCAAATCCCTCTGAACCTATCGCCTTTTCCTACACACAAAAGTACATCGGCTGATTGCCTCGCCAAGCTGAACGCAACCTGTCAGGCAAAAGCCGGAAACACTCTCTCGCTAGCCAGTAACACTTCAGCTGTGCAACATGGCGCGCGTGTCTCCACAAAACGGGAATACCTTTTATGAAACGTTTTCTTAGCATCGCCATGGCGTTGTGCATCGGCCTGACGATGAGCCTCGACGCCAACGCCAAGCGCTTTGGTGGTGGCAAAAGCGCCGGCGCTGCGCCGACGCACCAGACCAGCCAGATGGCTCCTTCTTCTCCAGGCGTGGGCGGCGCAGCTGCAACCGCTGGCGCTGCCGGTGCTGCGGGCGCTGCGGCCAAGGCCGGCGGTGCTTCCAAGTGGCTCGGCCCTCTGGCCGGTATCGCCGCCGGTGGCCTGCTCGCGTCCATGTTCATGGGCGGCGGGTTCCAGGGCATGCAGATCTTCGACATCCTGATCATGGCGCTGATCGCGTTCGTGATTTTCCGCTTCATTGCCGCCCGCCGTCGCAAGCAGCAGGAGCAGCTCGCTCCGGCCGGCGCGCCGATGCAGCGTGAAGTGTTCGAGCAGAAACCTGCTGCCATGGGTTCGATCTTCGGTGGCTCTGCCGCTCCGGCTGCTGCCCGCCCGGTGATCAACGCACCGGCCTGGTTCAACGAACAGCGCTTCCTCGAAGCTGCGCGCAGCCACTTCCAGTCGCTGCAGCAGCACTGGGACGCGAATGAAATGGACAAGATCGCCGAGTTCGTGACTCCGCAAATGCTTGAATTCCTCAAGCGTGAGCGCGCCGACCTGGGTGATGGCTTCCAGTCGACCTACATCGACAACCTGCAAGTGCAACTGGACGGCGTCGATGATCGCGCCGACAAGACCATCGCCACCCTGACCTTCACCGGCGTATCGAAGACCTCGCGCTTCGACCAGGGCGAAGTGTTCAGCGAAAGCTGGAACATGGAGCGTCCGCAGGGCGACAACCAGCCTTGGCTGGTCGCCGGTATTCGCCAGAACGGCTGATTGCCTGCTGCGCTCCACTTGCGGTAATAAAAAAACCCCAGCCTCGGCTGGGGTTTTCTATTTCGCAGTTGCATCTATAGCGAGCTACTGTATAAACCGGCCCCTATAAACCGCGCCATTCAAGCAAGAGGATCCCCGGACGTGGAAGAAATCATCGAACAACTACGCGAAGCCAACGAACCCGTACCGGTTCCCCTGGAGTTGCCTGACGAAGACCTGCTGGTCGAAATCGAAGAACAACTGTTCATCGACATTCCCTTTGTCTTCCGGGAATTTTTGCTGACCGTCAGCGATGTGGTCTATGGCAGTCTCGAACCCGTCACCGTCACCGACCCGCAATCCCACACCTATCTGCCGGATGTCGCGGCAAACGCATGGGATGCAGGAGTTGATCGCAGCCTGATCCCG comes from the Pseudomonas granadensis genome and includes:
- a CDS encoding Tim44 domain-containing protein; the encoded protein is MKRFLSIAMALCIGLTMSLDANAKRFGGGKSAGAAPTHQTSQMAPSSPGVGGAAATAGAAGAAGAAAKAGGASKWLGPLAGIAAGGLLASMFMGGGFQGMQIFDILIMALIAFVIFRFIAARRRKQQEQLAPAGAPMQREVFEQKPAAMGSIFGGSAAPAAARPVINAPAWFNEQRFLEAARSHFQSLQQHWDANEMDKIAEFVTPQMLEFLKRERADLGDGFQSTYIDNLQVQLDGVDDRADKTIATLTFTGVSKTSRFDQGEVFSESWNMERPQGDNQPWLVAGIRQNG
- a CDS encoding SMI1/KNR4 family protein translates to MEEIIEQLREANEPVPVPLELPDEDLLVEIEEQLFIDIPFVFREFLLTVSDVVYGSLEPVTVTDPQSHTYLPDVAANAWDAGVDRSLIPICQDGDDYYCVEEDGTVVLWQAEEELIAEETWESVWHWARDVWLES